From one Streptomyces sp. N50 genomic stretch:
- a CDS encoding adenosine deaminase, whose product MTSQSTPNTPTPDQIRRAPKVLLHDHLDGGLRPGTIVELARDAGYTGLPESDPDKLGVWFAEAADSGSLERYLETFSHTVAVMQTRNALIRVARECAEDLAEDGVVYAEVRYAPEQHLDGGLSLEEVVEAVNEGFRQGESLARESGRRIRVGALLTAMRHAARSLEIAELANRYRDLGVVGFDIAGAEAGFPPTRHLDAFEYLKRENNHFTIHAGEAFGLPSIWQALQWCGADRLGHGVRIIDDIQVKEDGSVELGRLASYVRDKRVPLELCPSSNLQTGAADSYAEHPIGLLRRLHFRATVNTDNRLMSHTSMSQEFEHLVEAFGYSLDDMQWFSVNAMKSAFIPFDERLAMINDVIKPGYAELKSEWLFRQTASTSGSVAEEG is encoded by the coding sequence ATGACGAGCCAGAGCACCCCGAACACCCCGACGCCGGACCAGATCCGCCGGGCGCCGAAGGTTCTGCTGCACGACCACCTCGACGGCGGTCTCCGCCCGGGGACGATCGTCGAACTCGCCCGGGACGCCGGGTACACCGGACTCCCCGAGAGCGACCCCGACAAGCTCGGCGTGTGGTTCGCCGAGGCCGCCGACTCCGGTTCGCTGGAGCGGTACTTGGAGACGTTCTCGCACACGGTCGCCGTGATGCAGACCCGGAACGCGCTGATCCGGGTCGCCCGCGAGTGCGCGGAGGACCTCGCCGAGGACGGTGTCGTCTACGCCGAGGTGCGGTACGCGCCCGAGCAGCACCTCGACGGCGGGCTCAGCCTCGAAGAGGTCGTCGAGGCCGTCAACGAGGGCTTCCGGCAAGGGGAGTCGCTCGCGCGGGAGAGCGGCCGGCGGATCCGTGTCGGGGCGCTGCTCACCGCGATGCGGCACGCGGCCCGGTCCCTGGAGATCGCCGAACTCGCCAACCGATACCGCGACTTGGGCGTCGTCGGCTTCGACATCGCGGGTGCGGAGGCCGGGTTCCCGCCCACCCGTCACCTGGACGCCTTCGAGTATCTGAAGCGCGAGAACAACCACTTCACGATCCACGCCGGTGAGGCCTTCGGACTGCCGTCGATCTGGCAGGCGCTGCAGTGGTGCGGCGCCGACCGGCTCGGGCACGGGGTGCGCATCATCGACGACATCCAGGTCAAGGAGGACGGGTCGGTCGAGCTGGGCCGCCTCGCGTCGTACGTGCGCGACAAGCGCGTCCCGCTGGAGCTGTGCCCCAGTTCCAACCTCCAGACCGGGGCCGCCGACTCGTACGCCGAGCACCCGATCGGGCTGCTGCGGCGGCTGCACTTCCGGGCGACGGTCAACACCGACAACCGGCTCATGTCCCACACCAGTATGAGCCAGGAATTCGAGCACCTTGTCGAGGCGTTCGGTTATTCACTCGACGACATGCAGTGGTTCTCCGTCAATGCTATGAAGTCAGCATTCATTCCTTTCGATGAACGACTCGCCATGATCAATGACGTGATCAAGCCCGGATATGCCGAGCTGAAATCCGAATGGCTGTTCCGGCAGACCGCTTCCACCAGCGGTTCTGTGGCAGAAGAGGGCTGA
- a CDS encoding ATP-binding protein, which translates to MKQSAAKTLGVAALGAAFAAVGAGAASAAPALPDATQALGSVTHTLPAENVAKALPGAGQALSQAQPALAGGLSAVQPAAEKVLSDGPTAPVAGLLGGLPLSNTGLPTHGVPLNGIPLG; encoded by the coding sequence ATGAAGCAGTCTGCTGCCAAGACCCTCGGTGTCGCCGCCCTCGGTGCCGCTTTCGCCGCTGTCGGCGCGGGCGCCGCGAGCGCGGCTCCGGCGCTTCCGGACGCCACCCAGGCGCTGGGCTCCGTGACCCACACGCTGCCCGCGGAGAACGTCGCCAAGGCGCTGCCGGGCGCCGGCCAGGCGCTGAGCCAGGCGCAGCCCGCGCTCGCGGGTGGTCTGTCCGCCGTGCAGCCGGCCGCCGAGAAGGTGCTGTCCGACGGTCCCACCGCGCCCGTCGCGGGCCTGCTGGGCGGCCTCCCGCTGTCGAACACCGGTCTGCCCACCCACGGCGTGCCGCTGAACGGCATCCCGCTGGGCTGA
- a CDS encoding PspC domain-containing protein, with the protein MTAIARPTQGRMIGGVCAALARRFGTSATTMRVIFLVSCLLPGPQFLLYIALWILFPAEDKVRGEAW; encoded by the coding sequence ATGACCGCCATTGCCCGCCCCACCCAAGGCCGCATGATCGGCGGAGTGTGCGCAGCGCTGGCGCGGCGCTTCGGTACCTCCGCGACCACGATGCGGGTGATCTTCCTGGTCTCCTGCCTGCTGCCCGGCCCGCAGTTCCTGCTCTACATCGCGCTGTGGATCCTGTTCCCGGCCGAGGACAAGGTGCGCGGCGAGGCCTGGTAG
- a CDS encoding VanZ family protein produces MQRQGSIGGSAAIRIRVAGGVLLVAHLVLVAWVTLRPRDVPWVMPPNLHPLASIRADLAMGWPEASKRIGEGLALLAPLGVLLPMVSGRLHVSPLASFIRTVAAGALISLGIELLQTGVPGQVVDIDSLLMNTVGVALAHAAIVPAARAWLRRRTESRHPLAVLQEEPAQGRTPTIPRVGIAP; encoded by the coding sequence GTGCAGCGTCAAGGCTCCATCGGCGGCAGCGCCGCGATTCGCATCCGTGTGGCAGGAGGTGTCCTCCTCGTCGCACATCTCGTGCTCGTCGCCTGGGTCACGCTGCGCCCCCGGGACGTCCCCTGGGTGATGCCCCCGAACCTGCACCCGCTGGCCAGCATCAGAGCCGACCTGGCCATGGGCTGGCCGGAGGCGTCGAAGCGGATCGGCGAGGGCCTCGCCCTGCTGGCCCCCCTGGGCGTCCTGCTCCCGATGGTCAGCGGCCGGCTCCATGTCTCCCCGCTCGCGTCCTTCATCCGTACGGTCGCGGCGGGCGCCCTGATCTCCCTGGGCATCGAACTGCTCCAGACCGGGGTGCCGGGCCAGGTGGTCGACATCGACTCCCTGCTGATGAACACGGTGGGCGTCGCCCTCGCCCACGCAGCGATCGTCCCGGCGGCCCGCGCCTGGCTACGCCGCAGGACTGAGAGCCGGCACCCCCTGGCCGTCCTCCAGGAGGAACCGGCTCAGGGACGGACCCCGACGATTCCCAGGGTCGGCATCGCACCGTAG
- a CDS encoding ATP-binding protein: MTDAPGGIRGWRPGRKGVLWRLRFTSLRLRLVVVFGLVALTAAVSASGIAYWLNREAVLTRAQDAVLRDFRQEMQNRAGALPVHPTQDELMRTAGQMANSSQRFSVLLVGEDANDKTVYGNSGGLNGFSLEDVPKSLRTAVNKQQSVSDGNKEPYHLYWQRVTEHGTPYLVAGTRMIGGGPTGYMLKSLEPEAKDLNSLAWSLGIATGLALIGSALLAQAAATTVLKPVHRLGIAARRLGEGKLDTRLRVSGTDELAELSRTFNQTAEALEKRVADMAARDDASRRFVADMSHELRTPLTAITAVVEVLEEELDAETGSVDPMIEPAVRLVVSETKRLGDLVENLMEVTRFDAGTARLVLDDVDLADQITACIDARAWLDAVDLDAERGIHSRLDPRRLDVILANLIGNALKHGGSPVRVSVRLEDDDLVIAVRDHGPGIPEDVLPHVFDRFYKASASRPRSEGSGLGLSIALENAHIHGGEITAANSPDGGAVFTLRLPRDASTLTEDPETDKGEGDGSDGSEGNAS; this comes from the coding sequence GTGACCGACGCACCAGGGGGGATCCGCGGCTGGCGCCCGGGTCGTAAGGGAGTCCTGTGGCGGCTGCGGTTCACCAGCCTGCGCCTCAGGCTGGTCGTGGTCTTCGGCCTGGTCGCGCTGACGGCCGCCGTCTCCGCGTCCGGCATCGCGTACTGGCTCAACCGCGAGGCGGTCCTCACCCGCGCCCAGGACGCCGTCCTGCGCGACTTCCGCCAGGAGATGCAGAACCGCGCCGGCGCCCTGCCCGTCCACCCCACCCAGGACGAACTGATGCGCACGGCGGGCCAGATGGCCAACAGCAGCCAGCGCTTCAGCGTCCTGCTCGTCGGCGAGGACGCCAACGACAAGACGGTCTACGGCAACTCCGGCGGCCTGAACGGCTTTTCGCTGGAGGACGTGCCCAAGTCGCTGCGGACGGCGGTGAACAAGCAGCAGTCGGTGTCCGACGGCAACAAGGAGCCGTACCACCTGTACTGGCAGCGGGTCACCGAGCACGGCACGCCGTATCTGGTGGCCGGGACGCGGATGATCGGCGGCGGGCCGACCGGCTACATGCTCAAGTCCCTTGAGCCGGAGGCCAAGGACCTCAACTCCCTTGCCTGGTCGCTCGGTATCGCGACCGGGCTCGCGCTGATCGGTTCCGCGCTGCTCGCGCAGGCCGCCGCGACGACCGTCCTCAAGCCCGTGCACCGGCTCGGCATCGCCGCGCGCCGGCTCGGCGAGGGCAAGCTCGACACCCGGCTGCGGGTCTCCGGTACCGATGAACTCGCCGAACTGTCACGGACGTTCAACCAGACCGCCGAGGCGCTGGAGAAGCGGGTCGCCGACATGGCCGCCCGGGACGACGCCTCGCGCCGGTTCGTCGCCGACATGTCGCACGAGCTGCGTACGCCATTGACCGCGATCACGGCGGTGGTCGAGGTCCTGGAGGAGGAACTCGACGCCGAGACCGGCAGCGTGGACCCGATGATCGAGCCCGCCGTACGGCTCGTCGTCAGCGAGACCAAGCGGCTCGGCGACCTCGTCGAGAACCTGATGGAGGTCACCCGCTTCGACGCGGGCACCGCCCGCCTGGTCCTGGACGACGTCGACCTCGCCGACCAGATCACCGCGTGCATCGACGCCCGCGCCTGGCTGGACGCCGTCGATCTGGACGCCGAGCGGGGCATCCACTCCCGGCTCGACCCGCGCCGCCTCGACGTCATCCTCGCCAACCTCATCGGCAACGCCCTCAAGCACGGCGGCTCCCCGGTCCGGGTCTCGGTCCGCCTGGAGGACGACGACCTCGTCATCGCGGTCCGCGACCACGGCCCCGGCATCCCCGAGGACGTCCTGCCGCACGTCTTCGACCGCTTCTACAAGGCGAGCGCCTCCCGGCCGCGCTCCGAGGGCAGCGGCCTCGGCCTCTCCATCGCCCTGGAGAACGCCCACATCCACGGCGGCGAGATCACCGCCGCCAACTCCCCCGACGGCGGCGCGGTGTTCACCCTGCGGCTGCCCCGGGACGCCTCCACGCTCACGGAGGACCCGGAGACCGACAAGGGCGAGGGCGACGGCTCGGACGGCTCCGAGGGGAACGCGTCATGA
- the afsQ1 gene encoding two-component system response regulator AfsQ1: MPSLLLIEDDDAIRTALELSLTRQGHRVATAASGEDGLKLLREQRPDLIVLDVMLPGIDGFEVCRRIRRTDQLPIILLTARSDDIDIVVGLESGADDYVVKPVQGRVLDARIRAVLRRGEREANDAATFGSLVIDRAAMTVTKNGEDLQLTPTELRLLLELSRRPGQALSRQQLLRLVWEHDYLGDSRLVDACVQRLRAKVEDIPSSPTLIRTVRGVGYRLDSPQ; encoded by the coding sequence GTGCCTTCCCTGTTGCTGATCGAGGACGACGACGCCATCCGGACGGCCCTGGAGCTCTCGCTGACGCGCCAGGGACACCGGGTAGCCACCGCTGCCAGCGGCGAGGACGGTCTGAAGCTGTTGCGTGAGCAGCGGCCGGACCTGATCGTGCTGGATGTGATGCTGCCCGGCATCGACGGTTTCGAGGTGTGCCGTCGTATCCGGCGCACGGACCAGCTGCCGATCATTCTGCTCACCGCGCGCAGCGACGACATCGACATCGTGGTCGGACTGGAATCCGGCGCCGACGACTACGTGGTCAAACCCGTGCAGGGGCGCGTGCTCGACGCCCGGATCCGGGCCGTGCTGCGGCGCGGGGAGCGAGAAGCCAACGACGCGGCCACGTTCGGCTCGCTGGTGATCGACCGCGCCGCGATGACCGTCACGAAGAACGGCGAGGACCTCCAACTCACGCCCACCGAGCTGCGGTTGCTCCTGGAGCTGAGCCGGCGGCCCGGACAGGCCCTGTCCCGGCAGCAGTTGCTGCGGCTGGTGTGGGAGCACGACTACCTCGGTGACTCGCGGCTGGTGGACGCGTGCGTCCAGCGGCTGCGCGCCAAGGTCGAGGACATCCCGTCGTCCCCGACCCTCATCCGTACCGTGCGCGGCGTCGGCTACCGCCTGGACTCGCCTCAGTGA
- a CDS encoding SigE family RNA polymerase sigma factor: protein MNTLHSTSNNAVITRLHDVTRGSEKSGAVNGRGCARSVGRQHTGYMTVVDAHTGEAHGGSAYREDTGERRSLSEAEFTAYVQERRASLYATAYHLTGDRFEAEDLLQSALFSTYKAWDRISDKAAVGGYLRRTMTNLHISAWRRRKLNEYPTEELPETPGDTDAMRGTELRAVLWQALSRLPELQRTMLVLRYYEGRTDPEIAEILDISVGTVKSSIWRSLRRMREDEVLSFGRDEEDAFGELVA from the coding sequence ATGAACACGCTGCACAGCACCAGCAACAACGCAGTCATCACGCGTCTGCACGACGTCACCCGGGGTTCCGAGAAGTCCGGCGCTGTGAACGGGCGGGGGTGCGCTCGCAGCGTCGGGCGTCAGCACACCGGTTACATGACGGTGGTTGACGCGCACACGGGGGAAGCGCACGGGGGAAGCGCGTACAGGGAGGACACGGGGGAGCGTCGCTCGCTGTCGGAGGCGGAGTTCACCGCCTACGTCCAGGAGCGCCGCGCCTCCCTGTACGCCACCGCGTACCACCTGACCGGCGATCGCTTCGAGGCCGAGGACCTGCTGCAGAGCGCGCTGTTCTCGACGTACAAGGCATGGGACCGGATCAGCGACAAGGCCGCGGTCGGGGGCTACCTCCGCCGCACCATGACGAACCTGCACATCAGCGCGTGGCGCCGCCGCAAGCTGAACGAGTACCCGACCGAGGAACTGCCGGAGACGCCCGGCGACACGGACGCGATGCGCGGCACGGAGCTGCGCGCGGTCCTGTGGCAGGCGCTGTCCCGGCTGCCGGAACTCCAGCGCACCATGCTGGTCCTCCGCTACTACGAGGGCCGCACGGACCCGGAGATCGCGGAGATCCTCGACATCAGTGTCGGCACGGTGAAGTCCAGCATCTGGCGGTCGCTCCGCCGCATGCGCGAGGACGAGGTCCTCAGCTTCGGCCGTGACGAGGAGGACGCCTTCGGGGAGCTTGTCGCCTGA
- a CDS encoding uridine kinase — protein sequence MSILSPSPARVVLLCGPSGSGKSLVSARSGLPVLRLDDFYKEGDDPTLPLVAGSSDIDWDHPDSWDADVAVTAIVELCRTGRTDVPVYDISLSARTGTEAVDVGRTPLFIAEGIFAAEVITRCQELGVLADALCLSRGPMRTFRRRFLRDLREGRKSVPFLLRRGWRLMRLERSIVARQTGLGAYACDKDEALGRLAAAAVGRRPAAAPTPTT from the coding sequence GTGAGCATCCTTTCCCCGTCACCGGCCCGTGTCGTGCTGCTGTGCGGCCCCTCGGGTTCCGGCAAGTCCCTCGTCTCCGCCCGCTCCGGTCTTCCCGTGCTGCGGCTCGACGACTTCTACAAAGAGGGCGACGACCCGACGCTGCCGCTGGTGGCGGGGAGTTCGGACATCGACTGGGACCACCCCGACTCCTGGGACGCGGACGTGGCGGTCACCGCGATCGTCGAGCTGTGCCGCACGGGCCGTACGGACGTGCCGGTCTACGACATCTCGCTCAGCGCCCGCACGGGCACGGAGGCCGTCGACGTCGGCCGGACCCCGCTGTTCATAGCGGAGGGCATCTTCGCCGCCGAGGTCATCACCCGGTGCCAGGAGCTGGGCGTCCTCGCGGACGCGCTGTGCCTGAGCCGCGGCCCGATGCGCACCTTCCGGCGCCGCTTCCTGCGGGATCTGCGGGAGGGCCGTAAGTCCGTGCCGTTCCTGCTGCGGCGCGGCTGGCGGCTGATGCGTCTTGAGCGGTCGATCGTGGCCCGGCAGACGGGACTCGGCGCGTACGCGTGCGACAAGGACGAGGCGCTGGGCCGACTGGCCGCGGCCGCGGTCGGACGGCGTCCGGCCGCGGCACCCACGCCCACCACCTGA
- a CDS encoding aldehyde dehydrogenase family protein has protein sequence MSEKSEQQRLSVFKTYKLYVGGKFPRSESGRVYEVTDSKGKWLANAPQSSRKDARDAVVAARKAFGGWSGATAYNRGQILYRIAEMLEGRKDQFTREVADAEGLSPSKKSDTARAAAVVDAAIDRWVWYAGWTDKIAQVVGGANPVAGPYFNLSSPEPTGVVTVLAPQESSFLGLISVVAPVIATGNTAIVIASENSPLPALSLGEVLATSDLPGGVVNILSGRTSEIAPSLAAHQDVNAIDLAGADEVLAKELEIAAADNLKRVLRPQPVDYAETPGIDRLTAFLETKTVWHPTGSLGAGGSSY, from the coding sequence ATGTCTGAGAAGTCCGAACAGCAGCGTCTGAGTGTCTTCAAGACCTACAAGCTGTACGTCGGGGGCAAGTTCCCCCGTAGCGAGAGCGGCCGGGTGTACGAGGTGACCGACTCAAAGGGCAAGTGGCTCGCGAACGCACCGCAGTCCTCCCGCAAGGACGCCCGCGACGCGGTCGTAGCCGCCCGCAAGGCGTTCGGCGGCTGGTCCGGCGCGACGGCCTACAACCGCGGCCAGATCCTCTACCGCATCGCCGAGATGCTGGAGGGCCGCAAGGACCAGTTCACGCGTGAGGTCGCGGACGCGGAAGGCCTGTCGCCCTCAAAGAAATCAGATACAGCGAGGGCGGCCGCCGTGGTCGACGCGGCGATCGACCGCTGGGTCTGGTACGCGGGCTGGACGGACAAGATCGCCCAGGTGGTCGGCGGCGCGAACCCGGTGGCGGGCCCGTACTTCAACCTCTCCTCCCCCGAGCCGACGGGCGTGGTCACCGTCCTGGCCCCCCAGGAGTCATCCTTCCTGGGCCTGATCTCGGTGGTGGCCCCGGTGATCGCGACCGGCAACACGGCCATCGTCATCGCGAGCGAGAACTCCCCGCTCCCCGCACTGTCGTTGGGCGAGGTCCTGGCCACCTCCGACCTCCCCGGCGGAGTCGTCAACATCCTCTCCGGCAGGACGTCGGAAATCGCACCCTCCCTGGCCGCCCACCAGGACGTCAACGCGATCGACCTCGCGGGCGCGGACGAGGTACTGGCGAAGGAGTTGGAGATCGCGGCGGCAGACAACCTCAAGCGAGTCCTCCGTCCACAGCCTGTGGATTACGCGGAGACTCCCGGCATCGACCGCCTGACAGCCTTCCTGGAGACGAAGACGGTCTGGCACCCCACGGGTTCACTGGGAGCAGGCGGCTCCTCGTACTAG